The genome window AGACTCTTGATTGTGAACTTGTGGACTAAAGAAACAGCGGGTGGCAGAAAGAATGCTTCTGGAACGGCCGAAATTTGTCTACAACTTGCGTTGTTTGTGGGTGAAAAAGACGTTGGCGGTTCGAAACATGATGGTCTTTACATTGTGCCCATTGTGACGGGTTCTTTCGGCGCCAAGATTGATGTTGGAAAGAATCATATATTTGAATTTGGTGGAGAAGCGTCGTTAAATAAAGATAGCGGCCCGGAAAAGGAAAAATTGGATGGAACGACATCTATTTTTATTGATGTTGATGAATCCATCGGAAATAACCCAGTTAGTGTAACTGGTAATAAGGAATCTGTTAGCGCAAAAGCTTCCTTAAAGTTTGGAAGGAAAGAAGGCGCGGATGAATTAAGTTTTTTTGATACAGATATTGCTTCCTTGTCAATAAAAAATTACTCTGTAGGGACGTCTGTTTACTACAACAAGGAAAATTCAGGCAAGGGCTTTGACTTTGAAGTAAATGGTTTATTAGATACTTTAGTCCTTACATTGAAGCTTCGTAATCAAAATGATTTCTTCAAGAAGATTCTCAGTGATGATATTGCCATTAAGTTAAGCAAACTTGACGTTGGCTATTCCTTAAATAAAGGTTTCAACATTGATGGGGGACTCTATGTCAAGATACCCATCAACAGTGATATTGACTTGAAATTTGTCAAGTTCAATAACATTGGCTTGGAAATTGGCGGCGAAAAGGGGAATCTCATTGCCAACCTGTTGACGACCTTTGTTGTGGACCTGGAAGGAGTCGTTATCACCTTCCCAGAAATGGGTCTTGGCATTAAATGCAATGTATTGGATTCCGATTTCAAGCCCGGTTCCTTCAAAATATCCCCGAAGTTCAAGTTCCCCAGTGGCCTTGGCATTTCTATCGACGTAGAGGCTGTTAAGGGTTCCGGGTTTGTGGATTGGAACGAAGAAAAGGGCCGCTTCTTTGGACAAGTGGAATTGACCATTCTTGACAAGTGCGGAGCCAGCGGAAGAATCCTGTTTACCACGGGCAAGAACAATTCGCCGTACTCCTTTAGCGGTGCTCTCAGCGTATTCTTTACCCCAGGCATACAATTGGGCATGGGATTCTCGTTAACGGCTATTGGTGGCTCCCTTGGCGTAAACAGAGGCTTGAACATTGATAAGCTGCGTGATGCTGTATACGACGGCACGCTCACTTCTGTTTTGCTGACCAAGAATATTGACAAGGATATTGAAAAGATCCTTGCAAATATCGATAGTTACTATCCAATTCATGAAGGGCAAATGTATTTTGGCCTCTTGGGGCAGATTACCTGGGGCGAAATCCTTAAAGCGGACCTTGGCCTGTTTATTCAGGCTCCGAGCCCCGTTGCCATTATTATTGCCGGTAATGTGGGTGTAAAAATCGAAAATGAAAGCGCCAAAAAATTAATTGCCATTAATGCAAGCTTTATGGGTGGCTATCAGGCCGATAAGGGTATTTTCTTTGACGCCCACCTTTATGATTCCCATATTGTAGGAATTGATCTTTATGGCGATGTAGCCATGCGTATTTACTGGGCAGGCAGCACTAAGGGATTTATATTATCTGCCGGTGGTTTCCATCCGCAGTACAAACCTGAAAGTGGCTTCAATCTTCCAGAAATGAAGCGCATGGGGATGAAACTGGATTATGACATTTTGAAAATGTCATTGGAAGCGTACTTTGCGATAACTTCGAATACGGTTCAGTTCGGCACTGACCTTCAGATGAAAATCGGTTGGGATAAGTTTGGAATCTCTGGATATGCAGGGTTCAATGCGCTGTTCCAATTCCATCCCTTCAAGTTCGTTGTGGATATGTCCGCAGGCCTTGCTGTCAAGGTGGGTAGTTGTACCATTTGCTCCATTAGTTTGTACTTTGAACTTGGTGGTCCTGCTCAATGGCATGCCAAGGGCACTGCCAGCTTCTGGATTTTGTTCATTGAAGTTAAGGTGTCCTTTAATCTTACTTGGGGCAAAAAACAGGTTGAGGATAACCGCAGCCGAATCGATGTGTTGCCGCTTTATACCAACGCCTTCAACGACAGGAACAATTGGAGATTTATTTCCTCAGATCTTGTCGACAACATGGTCACCTTGGTGAAATTTGACAAGAACGAATTTGTGTTGCAGCCATCTGAAAGTATTATGTTCAACCAGTCTGCCGTTCCGTTCTACAAAAAAATGGAATGCTATGGTGAAGACGTTGTAAATGATTACAACTGCTTGACTATTAAAGATATTTTAATAGGTGATACCTCCATCAAAAATTACAAACTTGAGGAAGAGTATTTTGCACCAAGTCTGATTAAGAAGTTGAGCGAAAAAGAAAAGCTTAGTTCTAAGTCATACGAAAAGATGCTTTCGGGTTTCCAGATACAAACGGATCTTGGAGCAACCAATGTAAAGCCCATAGAGCAATATTGCAACTATGATGAACAGGTTTATACAAACGGATGCAGTGAAAAAGAATGGAATGCGTACGTGAACAAATGTAAAGGAAATGGGGATAAGATGGGAAATAACGTGTCAGGGGGCCAAACTGGCTCCAAGCGCTTAAGTCAGTCTAAACTCTCTTCAAGAAGGTCACGTACAGGCTTTGAAAGAAGCGTTAAGCAAATGGATCAGGCGTTGACTAAATCCTCAAAAATTTCCCAGTTGATCAACAAACTTTAATTTTGGCATAAAAAATATGAGCGACATTATTCAAAGAAAAGAAACTTCTGAAGAAAAAAAACGTATTGCGGCTCTTTTGCGCCAAAATATAAGCGAATTAGATTTTTCTGTACGAACCCAAAACTGCCTCAAAGGCGCGAATATAACGACAGTTGGCTCTCTTGTACAGTTTCAAGAAAGTGACTTGCTCCAAGTTAGAAACATGGGGAAAAAATCGCTGTCTGAAATAGATGAAAAAATAAAGTCTATGGGACTGTCCCTTGGGATGAATGTAGAATCATATTTGCCAGAATATCTTTTCCCATTTGTCAGAAAGGGAATCAGTCAAGAAATCAAGCAAAAGGACTTGCTTGGGGAATCCGCTGGCGACGAGCCCCTGTATCGTGAACGCGCGTCAATAGAAATTACCGCTAAAATTGCAGCCGGTATATCGGAAAACGATATAGATCCTCAAAAAAAAGAGGAAGAAAAAAAATTCCAAGAAAATGGAACGGTTATTTCAGAAATAAAGCCCATTAAAATTGTCGGTCCGGGAGACGTTTTGTCCATAAATAGCAATGCTGTTATGAATGTCTCGCCGGCGAACGGAGATGAAGGCTTTTCTCGGGATTATTACCCCTATATTGAATTTTGGGATCCGGATTTCGCTTGGCGTTATACCCCTGCTGCTGCTAAAGATGAAAAACTTCGTCCTTGGATAGCTCTAGTTACATGCGAAACGTCCAAATGTGATATTCAAAAAAATACAAGTGGACAGGATCTTGTTACCTTCAAAATTAGTGGTGATAGCGAATATAAGGCGATATTCCCATCCAAAAAAGAGATTTGGAAAGCGGCTCACGCGCAAGGGCAATGCAGCGAAAATGCAGATTTTTGCCGCATTCTAGGAATAAGGCGTGAGGGTATAAGCCTAAGTGAAAAAACGGACTACACTGCATTTCTCATTCCCGTTTTTGAAGTTGGACGCCTTCGCGGAATTGGCTGTTCTGAAGATAAACTTAAGGATGTCATTGCGCAGTCTGCAGCATGGGAAGATGATTTAGAAAGTCAAACACAACAACATGATATGCCGTTGTGTTTCCCGGTATATTATTCTTGGTCCTTTAAAACAGGTACGTATAGTTTTGATACTCTTGTTGAAAACCTGCAAATATGTCAGGCCCCCCAAAGCGGAATCGATGTTAGTGTAACATCTCTCGGGCAGGGATTTAATTACGAGAGTCTTAAAAAGGCTCCCCGAAAACAAACGATTTTAATGCCTGCCGCAACAAAAGCGCCTGCTCAACAGTCCGAAGCAGTCTTCCCGAATCCTAAAAAAGAAGACGAAGAAGAACTTTTCAAGTCATTAAAAAATTTACTTAGTTTGAGCCCCGTCTTTTCAGAAAATGAACAACTCCGAAACGAACGTGGAAATAAAAATCTTGTTCAGAATGACGACGATCCTTGGGTTGTTCCTCCTATATACGGTGGAAAGCACAGTATGGCGCGGTCGTTTGATTGCGAGGATACTCCAGAATGGGTTCGCCAAGTCAACTTGGATCTCCATTATAGGGCTGTTGCGGGCCTCGGTAAAAAGACCATCCAAAAGTATCAAGAAGAATTTGTCAACCGAGCCTGGAAACAGGTGGAGGCTGTTCAAGCCCTGAACAGGGCGTTGTACCAAAGGATTCTAAGCATTAAAGTTAATGCTTCTGTCAAGGGGATGAACTATGAATGGATGAATCGAAAGAGCGGTGATGGACAAGAATACGATGAAAATGCGTTTATTGCCGGTTTTATGCAGCATTTGCCCATGATGCAGAATACGGGTTCGACAAATACAGGAAAGTCTTTAAGCAATATTTTGAAAGATAAAGGGATCCCGGCATCATTTGCTTCGGCAACATTCCAACGAGTTACGGACCGATTGGCACAAAAGTTCAAAAATTTGAACTTGACGACAATGATGGAGAACATTGCTGCAAAACAAATTTTCAAAGACGAACGGCTGCCGTTCCAAGATCGTCCATCAATTGAACAGTTGGGAAAATTGGTTGACGAAATTTATCCTGGAGCAGTCGCTCATATTATTAGAACGACAATAGGTGGTTTCGTTTCTTTCAAAGAGAAAATGAATTATGTCACTATAAAGTCGAATGAGGAATTTTTATCATTATTTTCAAAATATTGCTTCGCTTTAAAGCCTTTAAACATTGTAAAAGGATACATTGATGTAAATCAATTGGCGAATTATGCCATTCCTTTTTATCACTTAACAAATTATCGCGACCATATAAGAGGCTGTGCAAATAATAATGATTTATATCAAAAAATTCGTGCATTCTTAGATAATCATTTTGACGAACTTCCTTGTTTTGGTAGTACAGACGGATCAAAACCAAGTCTTACGATAAGTGAAAATAGGGCGACAGGATACACCAATCAAAAGCCTGATGATTCTATGGACTCTATTGTAAATAAGAGCGTCCTCAATGTTATTGGACTGCAGGATGCTTGTTATACAAGATTCTTTGGAAATGCCAAGCCTATAACAAAAATAAATACGGAGTCTGCGTCCACAAGCGTATATTTTATTTCTGTAAAAAAGATGTATGAACTTAGGAAAACGGACAATTCGTTGAAAGAGGCCGTTAAATATTACACCAATTTTATATATGACCAAGCATATAGCTCTTACGATTACGGAACTGCCAAAGGTTACCATATATATAATAATATTACAGACCTTGACACTCTCATAAGTGACTCTTATGTTGAATGGTTCACTACGAAATTGTCAAATAGACATGTAAATATGTATTCGTCTGAAGAGGACCTTTTCAGACACACTAAAGATGTAAGCGGTTGCTACCATTACGCATATTACCAAGGTGTAAATGCTGAAATAAAAGATTCTCTAGATGAATTTGATTCCGCAACGCATGACCTTTACCTTTCTTATAGAAGTAGAATAAAAGATTATCTTTTAACAACTCCTGATTTTATATCAGTTGATGTGAAAAAACTTGATGAAAATAAATACGTACAAACGTTTAATACTCCATACGATTACGCCGCTTTCCTGCAGAGTTCTGAAGATGTAAAAGACAACAAGTTGATTCAGTTGTTAAAAGAAATGAAACAGTCTGTTGCGGATATAAAAAATAATTTCAAGACATCGCAAAAAGAAAACGAAAAATCACAAACAACTTCAGTACGTGAAATTAATAAGTTCAAAGATGACGTTCTTGATGATAGAGCGTACAGGCGTATTGTAGAAGTTGCAACCGATTATTACACAGAATTCATTTCAGATGAGAAAAAGCAAGATAATTACATAGAAGACCTACTTCAGTCAAGATACCCCATTATGGCGTATCCCATATTCCCTGAACCAGTTTACTATTACCTCAATAATGCTTCTGATAAATTCATAATTCCTTCTGCCAAAGACATTCCAAACAATAGCGTCACGATGTTTGAAAATAACGCTGCGTTTGTGGAAGCCTACTTATGCGGCATGAACACTGAAATGGGACGTGAACTGTTGTGGCGTGAATACCCAACGGATCAACGAGGCTCCTACTTTAAGAAGTTCTGGGATTCCGAAACCGACATAGAATCTATTCGCAATGATGAATTCTTTGACGTGAAATCTTTGCACACATGGAAGGGAAAACTTGGAGATAATCATTGTGAGGGAAAAGATAATTTGCTGATGTTCGCTATTAAAAGTGATCTTGTAAAACTTTATCCTAACACGGAAATTTATCTTCACAAAGCTAAAGCAACAATAAAAAATGGATTGGTTTCATTTGATTTTGCGCCGAGAAATGAAAAGGATGTAATATTAAAGCCTGTTTCAGAAGCGTATCTGAATGACATTTTTATTGTTGGCTTCAAGATTTCTCTAATAGAAGCATTAGGTGCTCCTAATGGATCAAATCAGGGGTATCTGCTGACCTTTAAGCAAGCGGTTGAAGATCTTGCTTTCAAGGACGTGGAAAATAAAGAGATGAAAATCAATGATTCATCTGCGGGATATGCTAATTCCCACATTGATACGCCATCAATTATCGGCAGACACATTTTAACCTTCCTAAAAGGGAACTAATTACAATGATTGCATCGACAAAATCTACCAATAATCAAGTTGTCCCCAAAAAAGTTATACTAGACAATATTCTTAATGCAACTAGTGCTCAGCGTCCTTTCATGCTGTTCCCTTTACGGTTGGAAACTCATTTTCGTAAGGTGAAGAATCAAAAACAGCTGTGTGTGAGAGTGATTCCAGATGAAATCATGCTGGATTACCATACTGAAAAGTTGACAAAAGAAGAAATTGAAGATGGTAAGTTCTTTTGGATGCAATGGTACATTGCCAGTGGTAGTGATGTAAGGGAATTTGAAGCGTGGGAGGTCCTTTGCAAAAAGTATCCCGTGTATCGTGCAGCTTGGATATGCCGTTGCTTAAGACCAGCGTATATTGACGATTATAGGCCTGGGAAAAAGTTTTTTTATCGTCGTCCTTTCCATAAGCTGGACGTTATTGAAGAAAATTGTCAAAAGATTTATGATTATGTAGCGAAGATTTCTCTTTATCTTAGTGAAGAGCAAAAAACAACAAGTGAAGATGACGAAAATGATGGAAATATACCTGCGGAAGAAAAAACGCCTGCGACAGGTGAATATTTGATAGAATTCCATATTCGTACAAAATTGACTGAAATTCAAAGGATGCTTTTCGAAATAGAATCAGCTATTTCTAGTTGCAAATACCTTGTTGATTATCTGTACGATAATGTTAACAGTACGGTAGCTTATTTGGCTAGAACATTGGATTCCTATATCCTTTTTTACGAAAGATTCCCAAAAGCAATTGGTAATAATGTTCGTCGATTGGAATTGTGGGATGTTGATTTTACTGTTCTGCAATCACTGCGCAAAGACGTAGACAATTTTATGAAGACCATGAAAGAGAATAGAATGTCTCTTGATGATATGGTGAAAGCATATCTTAAAGATGATTCTCTTTTCAATTTTAATAAAATTAACGAAACCACAAAAATTGATATTCCCGTATCAAACATTCTTCCAAAGAATTTCTTTTTCATAGGTGAAGTGGCCAATGCAAACAAGGATAAGATATATGCCTGCTCTAACGATATCCCGTCTGATTTGCAAATGGGTATAGATCCTAATGAAACCGAAGTGGATGAAAATGGCCAAAAAGTTTCGCCGTTCCAAATAAACCTTACTACGGGCGACATGGAAATTAAGGGGGGGGCGAAATGGATGACGGATTATGACGAAGCTGAAAAGTGTGGCATGGCCATAACCGTTCCCATAGCAAATAATGTGAATGAGTTCAATTATATCTATGTCTTGGGAATAAATGATTTTTCCGAAATTGAAAGCTATGAAAGGCTCACGAATCTGTTTAATGGGCACAACTATACATCGTCAGGAATTTCTTATGTTGCTGCAGGAACTCCCACGAATAGTCTTGATGGCAAATTTAAGGACGAGACTGAGCAAATAAAGCGAGAACGCTTTGATATCGAAGTTAATGACAAGTATAAAACGAGTGATGCCCTTGCTGAAGAATCCTCCATTTTGGCGAATTTCACTGGGATGGATTATGAATCTTGCTGGAGGCGGATTGCTGGCGGAGACCAAAAACAAGATTCAATAGCAAAACGAGTGTACAGTGAACTTTGGGATCACTTTAGAAATAATATTAAAAGCGACGATGAATACTTAAACCATTTACTTGATTCTGTGGGAGACTTTGTTGTCAACAATGTTCGTGCTCGTGGTATTTTGCCAACTATAAAAGTAGGTTCCCTTCCGTATGGACTCTTGCCTACAGCGGATTTCAAAAAGTTCTTGGAGACTCTTGACAGTAGCAGCGCTGAAGCCAGATTGCTAAAACTGTGTATATCCCTTGCGAATGTGTGGAAGGAAATCCGAAATAAACAAGTTCCCCATTCTAAAACATTGGTGGGAGCTAATGCAGAGAAAGATTACCTGAAAATGGCAGGACAGACGCCATATTCTGCATCTTTTATAGAACGTTGTGTTGTAAGATCTCCTTTCCTGGAAAAAAACTATTTGAAAGATCCGTTGACGGGTGCTATTTCTGATCTAAATGATATGGAATTTTTTGCGGATCAGCCGATTGCTGATGCGTATAAAGAGGTTTCTCTAGAAGGTTTAAAGAATTGCCTTAGCGAGGACTTAAGAAATGATGTTCAAGATGATGATTTGAACATTTTTGTAGCCGAATTTCTGGATTTGTTCACTTATCGACTTGATGCTTGGTTTACTGGTTTTATTAAATCAGCGAAAGAGCAGTTCACAAAAGAAAAAGGAAATGTTCTTCCGCAAATAGGTTCTTACGGATGGGTGTTTAATCTCAGAGAAAACAATCGCGAAAAAATCAGTGATTTGAACAAGTGTCGGGATATTGTTCGCGAAATGAGCTTGGGGATAGATCCAAGAACAAGTGCTATATACAAAAATGTGGGCAGCGATAAAGCCCATTATGTTGTTGCTCCTTCTATCCAACAAGCTTTGACTACGGCGGTTTTAAGAAGTGCGTACTTAAAGTCCAAAGGGAGTGCTACAGATTCCCATATTTGTGTGAATATGTCTTCTATGCGTGTTCGCCAAGCCTTGCGTCTTGTTGACGGAGTCAGGCGCGGCATGTCTACCAGCGTCGTGCTGGGGGTAGATCTTGAACGTTATTTGCACGATGCTAAAGGCTTGTTTGATGTGGAACTCGACGAATTTATTTACCCGTTGCGAAAGATGTTCAGACAGGTCGTCGATTTAAAGGCACAAACCGCAGAAGCCGATGATTATACCATGCAGGTAATTAATGGCGAGGCTCTTCTTAATACATTTATTGGAGAGTGGAACTGGTCTAAATCGGTCTCTAGTTGGTTAGAGGAAAATTGTCAAGGGGCCGCCTGCCTAGAATGGCTTCACCGGCTTAATGAAGAATCTAATTGTAACTTATTTGGTGAAGACGATGATGCAACAAAAAAAAGACATGTATTCTTCAAGCAAATTGAACGCTTGATGGATTCTTACGATGCTCTGAACGATTTGTTGCTTTCAGAAGGTGTTCATCGCCTTGTTATGGGCGATAAAAGTTCTTTCTACGCAATCAGCAATTTCCTTAGCACAGGTGAAGGCAGCATTCCAGAACCGGAAATTCTAAAGATTCCTTCAGAACATGTCGTAGTAGCACACAAGGCTGGTCTAATGTTGCCTATAGTTGAGGAATGTCCGCAAAAAGCTTTTGCTATCGCGGATCCTTCCGTAAACGCATGGATAGAAAGTGTAATTGGAGACATGGATAAGCTTAGGTTCTTTGTCAGAACGAAAAATTCTAAAGGGGATGTTGCGACTTATCCGTGCTCTTTGAAGGACATAAATATAAGCGGTTCTGAATACCTGTATTTGTCATCTTATGAAGGAACTTTCAAGAACTATTTGGAAGTTAAATGGCGTTTGTCTAGCTCAAATTTCTCTGATGAAATTGAAATTCTTGAAAGATCTGACGATGACAAATTGATTCCCGAAGATGATGAATTGAGCCTCGAGGAAGATAAAGTTCGCTTGAAGGCGTTAAGATCTATTGTATTGCATAGTCGTGAAATGCGGGCTTCGGATTTGCAAAGTGCCCTATGGGAAGGAGCCGGAGAAGAGGAATATACTGATATTGAAGAATTATACAAACAGCGATATGAACTCTTGATTTCACGCACAAACAGGCTGCTTTTAGATGTCGACGATTGGATTAGGAATGCTAGCAATAAGGGAAATGACATATATGACAACTCCCTTTTACTGGATGCCTATAAGTACCTTTGCGAATGTGTAGAGACCGGCGTTATTGACTGCTTAGACAAATTTAACACGGATATATTTACATCAGATATTGATCTGATTATGTGGCCGGAAAGAATCGAGAAGGCGCAAACGTTGCAACAAGAACTTTTGAACGCAATGGAGGACGTAAAACAAAAACTCTCTGCAAAGTTGGAAAATGCAAAGTCTATAGTAGAATCAAAGACCGTTAATAATCTTGTTTCCGCAATACAGACTCTTACGCTGGAAAAAATTAAGGTCATTCCTCATTTTTATGTGTTGAAAAACGAACTTGCAAATATTACAGATATTAATTTGCTTGAACGGGCGTTAAAAGTTGATAACGCTATCAAGAGCGGCCCCAATTTCTATAAGAATTTAGATTATGACGCCTTTGACCAATGGGAAGATGAAGTTTCTGAAGTAAGAGATGGCATGAAGAATATCCATCAACTGTCCATGTTCCAGACGGCAATCGATAGGGACTTGGGCCGTGTAGCAGTTCTTCAAACAGAATCTACGAAATCGGATGTTGTTGCCGGTAATTGGCTTGGCCTAGCCGTTAATGAAGAATCTGAATTGCAAGATGTGGACTCTATGGTGCTTTACAATACAGAAGTCTACAATACTCAATCTTCAAGAAATGTGCTGTCTTTGGCCGCCAACGCAGGCTTTGTTGTTGATTCATGGCTTGAATACATTCCCTACAAAAAGCACAACGCGGGTTTAGTGTTCCACGCTGACAGGCCCGACAACGAAGCTCCGCAAGCAATTCTTGTAGCGGTAAACCACCAAATCAATAGTTCGCAGAAAAATAAATCGAATCAGGTTCCCGAAAAAGGAACAAATTCATCAGTAGATTCAAAGAGGATGAATTCTGCGTCAAGGAAACTGTGCTGGTGCCCTGCTTGCAGAAAGGAAAATTTGTTTAGCCGGAATCATTTGCAGCAAGATGAAAAATGGGATATCGATTCCTTGCTCGGTATTTTGGATGAGACCCGTTTTATGATGATGAACAGGGCTGTGGATCCGGATGCGGTTTATGCTAATGTGGAAATAAATACAATTTTCCCGTTGCTTAGCAATATTGAATTTACGGATTTAAAACAGTTAAGTGCGTCAGCAGGAATAACATCAGGCACCTATAGTACGTCTGATATCTTTAGTTCAATTAGTGGAAATAAAAACATTAAGGAGTAGGCCGTGCCGTCAGTAAAAAAATTATATACGGACTTTTTTTCTTATTCCAAAAGCCATCCAAATTATTTTAATGATTTGGATTACTCTCGAAAAACGGCTGTTTTTAGCAGGCTTGAGCCTAAGACTCATACAAAAGATTACCAGAAAGCACTTTCTTTTGAGACGTTTGATCCTTATTGGTCTTTAGCGCGTCAATGGCAGTTTGGACGTTTTGAAGGAAATGATTGCGGAACTCCCGTATCCGTGAAGGTTAAGACGGTAAGAAAAAAATTTGATCAAGTTTGCCTAAAAAACGAAAATGATCAACTCGAAAAGATCAAATATTCCACAGAGACTCCTTTGGAGTACGAAGTGGAAAAAATGAATGCTGAGATAACGCCTTACATTCGTATACAATCTGCGATGCAGTTCAAGAAGAAGCTTCGTCGCAAATTTGATTCGGTAGATTATCTTAAAATTCATGAATGGCTATTGAGCAAATTCTGTAGTGAAAAGTTCAGCAAACATTCCGATGCCAATAATCCCATAGAGGATTTGAAAGTTAAGAATATCTCTGCGCTGAAGGATTTTTCTGCGGCATACTATAAACGTACGTTTGATGGGTATGAACTTTATAAAAGAGCCGATTCACAAAAATTTGAATTGGAACGAGAACTCAAGGAATCGTTGCCTTCGTCAGCCTCAAAGTTGATGAAATTGCTAGAGGAATATGTAGCTTGGTTTGATTCAAAGTATTTTCCCACTAAATATACAGATGGCGCTTGGAGTAACAAAAAGTTAGGATACCAGGTAGAAATTCATCAAGGTACGACAAAGTACGAAGCTGAAGATTATGATAACGGACGTCTTTCTTGGTATTCCTTTGATAACAAGAATCTTAATTATGTCAAAAGAAATGATGGCGCAGATGTAGTACAGAGGAATTCTTCTCAATTTGGTGCGAATTTTCCAACGCAGGGCAATATTTTAAACTATGTCAGTGGTGGCTCAAATATCAGCTCGGAATCAATCATTGAAAAAAATTCCCCAGAGAATGAAATCGACAAATTGCTTACGTACATTCCTGTTCCTGCCAACTTTGCTGGAGCTCCGTCACAAAAGCTATGGGAATTTGAGAACACTAAAGTTAATATGGTAGCTGACAACGAACAGGACTTTAGCATGTTGGCAACAGCTGCCATTATGCAATACATTAGCATGTACAGTAATGATTGGATGATAATCCCTTTGGAAACAGAAACAGGTGTGGTTCTTGATGTAAAGGGAGTTGTCATAAAGGATTCCTTTGGCGAACGTCTTTACATGGAAGAAGATGCAGAGGATGTGGACGGCAATAAGGACTCCGATGAATTTACCGATCGTTGGAACCTATTTGGTACCGCTAGTACACAGGCGTTTGCCAAAGATAACTTTACTACAGCTAGGGGGCTATTGTTCCCTCCTGTGGTAAAGAAGACGGAGGAAGGGGCGCCCATTGAGGAAGTGCAGTTCTTAAGAGACGAAATGGCCAATATGGTGTGGGGTGTTGAAACAAAGATTAATGACGGCTGTGGAGGAACGGTAGATGGCAAGACATTGTCTGACGCCGTGTTTAGAGATGTTGATGAGCAGAATGCTCTGAATGCAAATACAAGTGCGTCTGCAGAAGAATCGGATACAACGAAGGAGCCGGAATATTCTTTGCTTATCCAAAATCGTGTTCCTTTGAACTGGATTCCCTTCCTTCCGCAACAGCTACAAGACGGTCGTAATATTTGCTTCCGTCGAGGGAAAATGCCTCTATTCT of uncultured Fibrobacter sp. contains these proteins:
- a CDS encoding DNA-directed RNA polymerase subunit alpha C-terminal domain-containing protein, whose amino-acid sequence is MSDIIQRKETSEEKKRIAALLRQNISELDFSVRTQNCLKGANITTVGSLVQFQESDLLQVRNMGKKSLSEIDEKIKSMGLSLGMNVESYLPEYLFPFVRKGISQEIKQKDLLGESAGDEPLYRERASIEITAKIAAGISENDIDPQKKEEEKKFQENGTVISEIKPIKIVGPGDVLSINSNAVMNVSPANGDEGFSRDYYPYIEFWDPDFAWRYTPAAAKDEKLRPWIALVTCETSKCDIQKNTSGQDLVTFKISGDSEYKAIFPSKKEIWKAAHAQGQCSENADFCRILGIRREGISLSEKTDYTAFLIPVFEVGRLRGIGCSEDKLKDVIAQSAAWEDDLESQTQQHDMPLCFPVYYSWSFKTGTYSFDTLVENLQICQAPQSGIDVSVTSLGQGFNYESLKKAPRKQTILMPAATKAPAQQSEAVFPNPKKEDEEELFKSLKNLLSLSPVFSENEQLRNERGNKNLVQNDDDPWVVPPIYGGKHSMARSFDCEDTPEWVRQVNLDLHYRAVAGLGKKTIQKYQEEFVNRAWKQVEAVQALNRALYQRILSIKVNASVKGMNYEWMNRKSGDGQEYDENAFIAGFMQHLPMMQNTGSTNTGKSLSNILKDKGIPASFASATFQRVTDRLAQKFKNLNLTTMMENIAAKQIFKDERLPFQDRPSIEQLGKLVDEIYPGAVAHIIRTTIGGFVSFKEKMNYVTIKSNEEFLSLFSKYCFALKPLNIVKGYIDVNQLANYAIPFYHLTNYRDHIRGCANNNDLYQKIRAFLDNHFDELPCFGSTDGSKPSLTISENRATGYTNQKPDDSMDSIVNKSVLNVIGLQDACYTRFFGNAKPITKINTESASTSVYFISVKKMYELRKTDNSLKEAVKYYTNFIYDQAYSSYDYGTAKGYHIYNNITDLDTLISDSYVEWFTTKLSNRHVNMYSSEEDLFRHTKDVSGCYHYAYYQGVNAEIKDSLDEFDSATHDLYLSYRSRIKDYLLTTPDFISVDVKKLDENKYVQTFNTPYDYAAFLQSSEDVKDNKLIQLLKEMKQSVADIKNNFKTSQKENEKSQTTSVREINKFKDDVLDDRAYRRIVEVATDYYTEFISDEKKQDNYIEDLLQSRYPIMAYPIFPEPVYYYLNNASDKFIIPSAKDIPNNSVTMFENNAAFVEAYLCGMNTEMGRELLWREYPTDQRGSYFKKFWDSETDIESIRNDEFFDVKSLHTWKGKLGDNHCEGKDNLLMFAIKSDLVKLYPNTEIYLHKAKATIKNGLVSFDFAPRNEKDVILKPVSEAYLNDIFIVGFKISLIEALGAPNGSNQGYLLTFKQAVEDLAFKDVENKEMKINDSSAGYANSHIDTPSIIGRHILTFLKGN